From the Exiguobacterium aurantiacum genome, one window contains:
- the atpA gene encoding F0F1 ATP synthase subunit alpha has translation MTIKAEEISALLKERIASYGSEIEVSETGTVIQVGDGIARAYGLDNVMAGELVEFSNGVMGLAQNLEEGNVGIIILGDYKGIKEGDSVKRTGRIMEVPVGEALLGRVVNPLGQPIDGLGPIVTDTYNPIERKAYGVMARKSVHEPLQTGIKAIDALVPIGRGQRELIIGDRQTGKTSIAIDAIINQKEENMICIYVAIGQKESTVRGVVETLRQNGALDYTIVVSASASQPAPLLYLAPFAGVSMGEYFMDRGQHVLVVYDDLSKQAAAYRELSLLLRRPPGREAYPGDVFYLHSRLLERAAKLNDELGGGSLTALPFIETQASDISAYIPTNVISITDGQIFLQSDLFFSGVRPAINAGLSVSRVGGSAQVKAMKKVAGTLRLDLASYRELEAFAQFGSDLDKATQAKLNRGQRTVEVLKQDLNAPLSVDKQVIIIYALTKGHLDDVPVEDIRRFETEMNAWLDQNRADLCREIRQTGNLPADEAMVDALTEFKKTFSPSV, from the coding sequence AAGTCAGTGAGACAGGTACAGTCATTCAAGTAGGTGACGGTATCGCTCGTGCATACGGACTCGATAACGTTATGGCGGGGGAACTCGTAGAGTTCTCTAACGGCGTAATGGGCTTGGCGCAAAACTTAGAAGAAGGTAACGTCGGGATTATCATCCTTGGCGACTACAAAGGCATCAAAGAAGGCGACTCGGTAAAACGTACGGGCCGCATCATGGAAGTTCCAGTCGGTGAAGCGCTCCTCGGACGCGTCGTCAACCCGCTCGGACAACCAATCGACGGTCTCGGACCGATCGTGACGGACACATACAACCCGATCGAGCGTAAAGCTTACGGCGTTATGGCCCGTAAGTCAGTTCACGAACCGCTCCAAACTGGGATTAAGGCGATTGACGCCCTCGTACCAATCGGGCGCGGACAACGTGAGCTCATCATCGGTGACCGTCAAACTGGTAAGACTTCGATCGCAATCGATGCGATCATCAACCAAAAAGAAGAAAACATGATCTGTATCTACGTCGCAATCGGTCAGAAAGAATCGACTGTCCGTGGCGTAGTTGAGACGCTCCGTCAAAACGGCGCCCTCGATTACACGATCGTTGTTTCGGCATCGGCTTCACAGCCAGCCCCACTTCTTTACCTCGCACCATTCGCAGGGGTATCGATGGGTGAGTACTTCATGGACCGCGGACAACACGTCCTCGTCGTGTATGATGACCTCTCGAAACAAGCGGCAGCTTACCGTGAGCTCTCGCTTCTTCTCCGTCGTCCTCCAGGCCGCGAAGCCTACCCAGGGGATGTCTTCTACCTCCACTCACGCCTTCTTGAGCGTGCGGCGAAGTTGAACGACGAACTCGGTGGCGGCTCGCTTACAGCTCTTCCATTCATCGAGACACAAGCGTCGGATATCTCGGCTTACATCCCGACGAACGTAATCTCGATCACAGACGGTCAAATCTTCCTTCAGTCGGACCTCTTCTTCTCAGGGGTACGTCCAGCGATTAACGCCGGTCTCTCGGTATCGCGTGTTGGTGGTTCGGCTCAAGTGAAAGCGATGAAGAAAGTTGCTGGTACGCTCCGTCTTGACCTCGCGTCATACCGTGAGCTCGAAGCGTTCGCCCAGTTCGGGTCGGACCTCGACAAAGCGACACAAGCGAAGCTCAACCGTGGACAACGTACCGTTGAAGTCTTGAAACAAGACTTGAACGCACCGCTCTCGGTCGACAAGCAAGTCATCATCATCTACGCACTCACGAAAGGTCATCTCGATGACGTCCCAGTCGAAGACATCCGTCGTTTCGAAACAGAAATGAACGCATGGCTCGACCAAAACCGTGCGGACCTCTGCCGTGAAATCCGTCAAACAGGAAACCTTCCTGCTGACGAGGCGATGGTCGATGCGCTTACGGAATTCAAAAAGACGTTCTCGCCATCGGTTTAA
- the atpG gene encoding ATP synthase F1 subunit gamma encodes MASLREIQMRITSTQSTKQITKAMNMVSASKLNRAQGSNANFKPYMTKLQEVISSIAGGTSGATHPMLQVRPVKRTGYIVITSDRGLAGGYNASVLRDVYRELKAKHGSTDEYRLYVIGKVGVQFFKARNIPVYSAMTGLNDQPSFVEVAEIVKQTVGAFSEGEIDELKLCYNSFISVISQEVKIDRLLPLGNIEQTASNVMYEYEPEEETILAALLPRYAEGLIYGALLDAKVSEHAARMTAMSNATDNADELIRGLKLKFNRARQAAITQEITEIVGGAAALE; translated from the coding sequence ATGGCATCATTACGTGAGATCCAGATGCGGATCACCTCGACCCAAAGCACGAAGCAAATCACGAAAGCGATGAACATGGTGTCGGCCTCGAAATTGAACCGCGCTCAAGGGAGCAACGCCAACTTCAAGCCGTACATGACCAAGTTGCAGGAAGTCATCTCGTCGATTGCCGGCGGTACTTCAGGCGCAACACACCCGATGCTTCAAGTCCGTCCCGTTAAACGGACCGGCTATATCGTCATCACGTCAGACCGCGGACTTGCTGGTGGATACAACGCCAGCGTCCTTCGTGACGTGTATCGCGAGTTGAAAGCCAAACACGGTTCAACAGACGAATACCGTCTGTACGTGATCGGGAAGGTCGGCGTTCAGTTCTTCAAGGCCCGTAACATTCCGGTGTACAGTGCCATGACAGGACTCAACGACCAGCCATCATTCGTTGAAGTCGCAGAGATCGTCAAACAGACGGTCGGCGCGTTCAGTGAAGGCGAGATCGATGAATTGAAGCTCTGCTACAACTCATTCATCTCTGTCATCAGCCAAGAAGTGAAGATTGATCGATTGCTTCCGCTTGGGAATATCGAACAGACCGCATCTAATGTGATGTATGAATACGAACCAGAAGAAGAAACGATCTTAGCAGCGCTTCTCCCGCGTTACGCGGAAGGACTCATCTATGGCGCGCTCCTCGATGCGAAAGTATCGGAGCACGCGGCTCGGATGACGGCGATGTCGAACGCGACAGACAACGCGGATGAACTCATCCGTGGACTCAAGCTCAAGTTCAACCGCGCGCGTCAAGCGGCGATCACACAAGAAATCACAGAGATTGTCGGAGGTGCGGCTGCGCTTGAATAA